A window of Chryseobacterium aquaeductus genomic DNA:
CTTGAAAATCAATTCCTAGAACTTGTAAAAACTAATTAATCATGATGAAATTATTAAAACTTGAATATTATAAAAACCTGAATTATAGACCATTTAAGGTTTTCACTTTACTATATTTTGCCATTCTGATCGCATTTCTTTTTATTGGTTTGGCAGATTTAAAATTGTTTGGAAGCACGATCAATTTAAAAGAACAGGGAATTTATAATTTTCCCGGAATATGGAATTTCACCACGTACATTGTGGCTCTGCTAAAGATTTTCCTAGGATTAATTATTGTATTTTCAATCTGTCAGGAATTCAGCAACAGAATGTTTAAACAGAACACGATAGATGGTTTGAGCAGAGAAGAATTTATTGGTTCGAAACTTCTGACAATCACTATATTCACAGTAACTTCAACTTTACTGGTTCTTGGAATCACCTTATTTTTAGGACTTCAATATTCTGATACTACAGAATCTGCGAAAGTATATGCAGAAATATTTTTTATTGGAAATTACTTTTTGAAGTTGTTCACATTTTTCTGTTTTTTAATGTTTCTTTCTATTTTGTTGAGAAAATCTGTTTTTGTTTTTCTTGCATTTTTTGTTCTTTGGGTTGGTGAGTCAATTTTAGGAGGCATCGAAACCTATTCAAAAGTAAGCGGAATGCAGGGTTCACAAAGAAATGAGATTCTTCAAAACGACTTTTTCTTTAGTAAACTTTTGCCTTTAGAAAGTATGTCGAGTTTAATTCCCAATCCAATGCTGAGACTCAATATGGCAAAAGTAATGGGCTTAAAATACGAATTCACCTACCCTACAGAAAGCCTTATCGCTTGTATCGTTTGGTGCGCAATCTTCATTATCGGATCTTATTTGATCTTGAAAAAAAGAGATTGGTAATTTGTGAAGATTAAAATATTATTCAAATACAAAAGTGATTCATTATTGAGTCACTTTTTTTATTTAAATATAAATTACAGATTCGATATCAAGATGATTTTAAACTAAAAAAAAGTTGCCTTTCGACAACTTTCAATTTTATTTTTTCGCTTTTGGCGGGTTTGCTTTTCTGGCTTCTTCGAAAAGTCCAGGTTCAATATGACAATATCCTCCTGGGTTTGCGTTCAGATAATCCTGATGATAATCTTCTGCTCTGTAGAAATTCTTTAAAGTTTCAACTTCTACAACGATCGGCTTAGAATAATTTTTAGCTAATTTTTCCACTTCTGCTTTTACAACGGCTTCGGTATTTTTATCTGTAAAATAAATTCCGCTGCGGTAATTGTCTCCCACATCATTTCCCTGTCTGTTTAATGTAGTAGGATCAATTGATTTAAAATAAAGTTCAATCAACAGTTTCAAATCTACCTCATCGGCATCGTATTTCACTTTCACCGCTTCCGTGAAACCTGTCGTATGACTCACCACTTCTTCGTAAGTCGGATTTTTAGTTTTCCCATTCGCATATCCCACTTCAGTTCCTACAACGCCTCTTACCTGCTGAAATAAATGTTCGGTTCCCCAAAAACATCCGCCGGCAAAATAAACTTCTTTCACATTTCCTGCTTCCATAATTTTTTGATTTTCTTCTTTAGTTTCTGTTGGTTTTACTTTTTTAGAATCTCCGCAGCTTGCTGCAAATACGGCGATTCCAAGAAACATTCCGAGTAATATGAATATGTTTTTCATTTTTTGTTTGTTATGTTTAATCATTTTTCTTGATGTAATTTTAAAAACACTTTTATTAGATGCAAATTTCACGCTAAAATTAAATTAGATCTTGATTAATTTTAAATGATCAATTGCTTTAACTTTATATACGAAAAATCTTTGAAAAAGGTTTGTTTTAAATGGTTTATGATTAGCCCATTCTAATCATA
This region includes:
- a CDS encoding ABC transporter permease — protein: MMKLLKLEYYKNLNYRPFKVFTLLYFAILIAFLFIGLADLKLFGSTINLKEQGIYNFPGIWNFTTYIVALLKIFLGLIIVFSICQEFSNRMFKQNTIDGLSREEFIGSKLLTITIFTVTSTLLVLGITLFLGLQYSDTTESAKVYAEIFFIGNYFLKLFTFFCFLMFLSILLRKSVFVFLAFFVLWVGESILGGIETYSKVSGMQGSQRNEILQNDFFFSKLLPLESMSSLIPNPMLRLNMAKVMGLKYEFTYPTESLIACIVWCAIFIIGSYLILKKRDW